The DNA region CATTCCACATTAATTTTGCACTTTATTATTCCACAAGCAATCCATAGTAAACACGTTTGAAGCTTTTTCCAAACTTTTAAAacatactacctcctattcagctaaattgtcctattttttttagcactattcacttatcactcttaatttatattttacttttaatctatataagttaaaacatagtcatgtgaaatctggtttaattcgtctcaatacaataattattaatatcaacttttaataatttttaattaagaataatttaagatatCAAGAGTTAAAATATTGcatcaataaatataaaaagtcaaatgagacagttgggctgaataggagggagtaatttaAAATAACCTGAAAAATGGGGTAAATTTTCTGTTCACTCCTTTTTATAGAGCTCTAGTCTCCTATTGAACTTTTAAAAACTAATAACCCTAAcgaataaaaagaataaaaaattagcGTATAGAGAAGTTTCTAACTCCTTCAATTGTAATCAAACTTGGATGAACCTTATTAGTCATTTAAAGGTGTTGTATTCTATGTACTTAGTCGTCTACATTAATTATATAAtgtgtatattttaatttaatgggttgctttaatttatttaagtagaaatgagaaaatattaaaaaatatatattattttaataaactatATCCATACAAAATTTACTACGTAGTCATCAATCATATATCAAAAATTACTACTCTTTTGTcaattttacttaaaaaaaattacaaatgacTATTTTAATGtgtaataatatgaaaattatgACAAGGAaagtaataaagaaaaaataaggtATGGTTGACcacaaatattttaatatttcctATATTAGACTTTGCCTAATTATTTTGGGaagataatataaattacttcaATTCTAAAAATCCAAAATTTCCTATGCTGTTCAAGCTAACGTGTCGCCACATATTTATTTGTATCTTGAAAAacacaatttaattttcatacTATAATAACAGAtgtgattaattaaaattgattaattatatttaatgagAAAAATAATGTGAACATTTGTCATTAATTAAAGTTACTTTTACTTGATGTTTTTACCAAAGCTTGTCGCCGCATAACGTCAACTAACTAACTAGGTAGCAATGTCAAGTAAACTAACtaatttccttaattattttcaattaatcaGTTTCACACATTGATTAATATTTCTACTTGATGTTTTCGTATAGTAGAagtattatttaatttcatGAGTTAAAACATTTTTCTTGGTAAACCTAAGCAAAGAAGAAATGTGGATTGTTTAAAGAGAGTAGACACCTTCACCAAGTAATTACTCCTTAGTTTCGGATTTGTGCTATCGTATTTTTGAGTCATTGAGGGGTCAATGGTGGATCTTTAGTAAGACATGATTTCCATGAAAATTTTTAGGTCactttataaaacaaaaatattatttatattcaataaaaatatatgtacaATTTAGTTAATaagatcataatttttaaattaatcataagcattaaaaagttattacattaaattacataaaaaatatctaaaaagaataagcattaaaaaatattaaaattatgatgattaaggttaattttgttaaataaatatgacttatatgataaaaaatctATAtagaaaaaacatttaaaactaaCTATTATGATAAGCGAAAAGattaaagtaaaacaaaaaaactaaaaaagtattataaaatttttgaatCCTATTCAAAcattaattacaaaaattcaATCTAAACTTATAAGTTCAAAAAACATAATGGATATTAATTTTTGTAAGGCATTTGCATGTTCAAATGTGGTATTTTTTAGGTAATGACTTCATGTGACAATGTGTTACACTTCTTCATGAGGAAAGCAAAAGTACGTAAAATGAGACAAATGTGTTAGGGTTTGTTGGGGAAGAGGTGAAACCTTCACCAAATGACTACCATTTCCCTTTTGGATTGAGAGTAGTTGTGATGTGGGGAGGGTTAAATCATTATATAATAAATGTTGCCTTTTCTTGGATTTGGGTCGGTTGACAAATGGCCAAAACTTGTCCCTTTGTATTAACTAAGCAAGTAATAAGTAAACATCTTTACAAAAAAAAGCAATACAATGTGGGAGGATGAAGAATTTCATTAGCTCCATAAAGTTAGTAGCTAGAAATGCAATaagaatatatttatttatagtatTAGATTCAACTAAAGGATTTAGGTTTCACACTACAATAACATCAGAGccgtttcatttatttttcagcTTTGaagtaaaagataaaaagagTCCCTAAAAATTTATAGCGTAACGAATAATAtcatacattttttattttttattattgatatttaaactactttataaaaaatcaCTAAGAATTTATATTACttagaaaaaaatgtaaattatatataaatttaagtcaaattaatatctcacacacacacacacacacacatatatatatatataagttttttGGGCCCTAAAAATTTGGGGCCCTGGGCGGTAGCCCGCTTTGTCCTTGCTAATCGACGGCcatgaatgaaattaaatttttgtgacATAAGATTTAGTAACATAACAAAAgtcactaatttatatttttagtataataattattgatttttattttaggttTCACTATAAAgttaaagtgatttagtgacacttatTTGGCATTTAGTAATACATGTAATTGTTACTAAAGTTTAtaatgacatttatgagaaatatcaCTAGAACTAGAGGTTTTTAACGGGCCGGGTCGGGTCACAAATTAAACGGGGCGGGTCAAAGCTCATTTAAATCCGACCTACTTTGACCcgatttttaaaagttcataaaatatttttttattatactttatggcCCAATTGGATCGACCtacttatgtatataataatatcatttaaaaatattttaaaagtggtaaattttttttcgCAATTAATTCTTTTAATTATCCGACTCGTCCCATTACACCAAGGCCTGTTAATAACCCGCCCCGATTAATGACCTGCCCCCTTATTGACCCGACTCGCTAATGACCCGTtaaaatgtgacccgacccTTGACCAGTTTGGTCAACCCGCctcgttgaacacctctaattagaTCCTATGTCACGAAAAGTTTTAGTATGATtagggtttggggagggaagaatGACGGCAGCTCATACCTATAGAGAAGAGtacggtcaaagagtccctcagcTCGAGAAAGGTTTTCAATgagagagaaacctgcaacttgcaaatagaatacgtacaaataactaacagtaaagataaaagtaacaaaggaggtaaagagcgataattaTCAGCAATGAACAATAGCAAACGATGGGTAAAAGGGacgggtttagtaatctaagacgtggataaggcgccgccaactGCCCTATCCCTGGTTAGGTCCTTggagaggtgaagttcatgcATATCGCTTTTAATCTGTTTCTCCTAcattctcctaggtcttcctcaaCTTTTcttgccctccactatgatgtATTCGATCCTTTTTTTACTGGGCGTCAtgtgtctttctctgcacatgcccaaaccaccTCAACCTGTTCTCCCGCATCTTTGCGGAGAGAGGTGCAACTCATAACTtctccctaaactcttggtttcttatcctatccatcatagtattacTACACATCTcttcagcatacgcatttctattACTTTCATCCTCTGttcgaaaatcttctttacgggccaacattcAGTGCCGTATAACAACGTCGGCTTAATTGCAATgcggtaaaatttaccttttaatctcttcgggatttttttatcacaaagtaCCCCAgttgctgctcgccacttaagccaacccgcttgtatacgattagtAACGTTTTCATCAATCTCCCTATTACTCTAAATCaccgatcccaaatatttgaacttggacgtACATACAACAACTTCTCCCCCCCTATGGTCACCTCTGGCTCCCCTATCGATTCTGTCCCGCTGTAATTGCATCGCAAGTATTTTGTCTTCGTACGGCTTATGCGCAACCCCTTAACCTCTAAGGCTTCCCTGcactcttccaatttactattagccTCCTCCTTGGTTTCTGCGACCAAAACTATATCGTCGGCGAAAAGCATGCACAATGGTACGGTTTTCCAGATGGATTTAGAGATTTCTTCCATAATGACCGTAAAAATGAAAGAATTTAGTGCTGGtccctgatgtagtcccactttaatTGGGAAAGACTCTGTCATACCCACCGGTGTATGTATGTTAGTCGACactctgtcatacatgtccTGTATTACCTCAATGTACCTTCGTGAAATACCACTattcttgaggctatcccaaacgATGCTTCGTGGTATGTTATCGTACGCTTTCTCTAGGTCTATGAACACTAGATGCAAATCCTTCTTTCACTCCCTATACTTTTctatcagtctcctcaaaagatATATTGCCTCGGTGGTTGATCTTCTCGGTATGAATCCGATttggttctctctaattacCGTCTCTCGTCTAATTCTTTTCTCAATCACTCTTTTCcacaattttataatatttagaaGTTTGATTCCTCTATAGTTCCCGCATACTTGTGCATCAGCCTTGTTTTTAAACAGTGGGATAAGTGTGCTAaccctccattcttctggcatcttagTAGACCTCAAGATGACATTAAATAGGTTAGTAAGCCAATGAATTCCCTCCTCTGCTAAAaccctccacacctcaatcgtAATGTTATCAAGTCCAAATTTGATCCCCTATTTTTTTGAGAGCTACTCCCACTTCCACTTCCACCGTGGTAATATCAATAATCGACCCATGATCCTGTGTTCTTTGGATGTTTGAAGTTTGTCGAATTTCCCCCTTTAGACCCCTAGTCTCATTGAGTAGTTGAGAAAAATATTGATGCCATCTCAttttgatgtcctcttgtctAAGGAGTACTCGTCCACCTTT from Amaranthus tricolor cultivar Red isolate AtriRed21 chromosome 3, ASM2621246v1, whole genome shotgun sequence includes:
- the LOC130808502 gene encoding uncharacterized protein LOC130808502; this encodes MYDRVSTNIHTPVGMTESFPIKVGLHQGPALNSFIFTVIMEEISKSIWKTVPLCMLFADDIVLVAETKEEANSKLEECREALEVKGLRISRTKTKYLRCNYSGTESIGEPESNREIDENVTNRIQAGWLKWRAATGVLCDKKIPKRLKGKFYRIAIKPTLLYGTECWPVKKIFEQRMKVIEMRMLKRCVVIL